Proteins encoded in a region of the Flavobacteriaceae bacterium HL-DH10 genome:
- a CDS encoding lipocalin family protein, producing the protein MKQLILLLFTISLVSCGASKTVRTSKKVIKGEWTLSSISYSEAGTYNVTLLSDASKACFEGSTWQFIPNNNTGIYTINDPSCSTGARNFVFTIQEIDQQTGLYDFLLKPTDEKHKSDTNQGFRLSLTSLSEAAMQWQQTVSVDGKPFTIIMNFTK; encoded by the coding sequence ATGAAACAATTAATCCTTTTATTATTTACCATTAGTTTGGTGTCTTGTGGAGCTTCAAAAACAGTTAGAACTTCTAAAAAAGTCATTAAAGGAGAATGGACCTTAAGTTCTATTTCTTATAGTGAAGCAGGAACTTATAATGTTACTTTACTTAGTGATGCATCAAAAGCATGTTTTGAAGGCAGTACTTGGCAATTTATTCCTAATAATAATACAGGAATTTATACTATTAATGATCCTAGCTGCTCAACAGGAGCTCGTAATTTTGTGTTTACAATTCAAGAGATTGATCAACAAACTGGTCTTTATGATTTTTTATTAAAGCCTACTGATGAAAAACACAAATCAGATACTAATCAAGGATTTAGATTGAGCTTAACATCATTGTCTGAAGCTGCAATGCAATGGCAACAAACAGTGTCAGTTGATGGGAAACCATTTACTATCATTATGAATTTTACAAAATAA
- the metG gene encoding methionine--tRNA ligase produces MNTPKRYTITTALPYTNGPIHIGHLAGVYVPADIYARYLRLTGNDVILIGGSDEHGVPITIKAKNEGVSPQDIVDKYHAIIKKSFEDFGITYDNYSRTSAKIHHETASEFFTTLNNKGEFIEETTEQLYDEEANQFLADRFVTGTCPKCANEEAYGDQCEKCGTSLNATDLINPKSALTGNVPTLKETKHWFLPLDKHEEFLKEWILKGHKKDWKPNVYGQVKSWIDDGLRPRAVTRDLDWGIPVPAEGGEGKVLYVWFDAPIGYISSTKEWAAREGKDWEPYWKDKDTKLVHFIGKDNIVFHCIIFPAMLKAEGSYILPDNVPANEFLNLEGNKLSTSKNWAVWLPEYLKDFPGQQDVLRYVLTANAPETKDNDFTWKDFQARNNNELVAIFGNFINRVVVLTNKYYEGIVPTPSELLQVDEETLAAVKAYPDVISSSIERYRFREAGQELMNLARLGNKYLADAEPWKVVKVDEARTKTIMYVALQIASALATLSEPFLPFTSTKLKKILNVTLSAVETSWNEVSTKQVLLPAGHQIGKAELLFSKIEDETIQFQLDKLEASKKANEIANAVVEPQKETITFDDFTKLDIRVGTILEAEKMPKAKKLLVLKVDTGIDVRTIVSGIAESFTAEEVVGKRVTVLVNLAPRALRGVESEGMILMTETPDGKLVFVNPDDANVGNGLQVS; encoded by the coding sequence ATGAATACACCAAAACGATATACCATTACTACTGCGCTTCCTTATACAAACGGTCCCATTCATATTGGGCATTTAGCTGGAGTGTATGTGCCTGCCGATATTTACGCACGTTATTTACGATTAACAGGAAACGATGTGATACTTATTGGTGGTAGTGATGAGCATGGTGTTCCAATTACTATAAAAGCGAAAAATGAAGGAGTTTCACCCCAAGATATTGTAGATAAATATCATGCTATTATCAAAAAATCGTTTGAAGATTTTGGTATTACTTATGATAATTATTCACGTACAAGTGCTAAAATTCATCATGAAACAGCTTCCGAGTTTTTTACAACGTTAAATAATAAAGGTGAATTTATAGAAGAAACCACCGAGCAACTTTATGATGAAGAAGCGAATCAGTTTTTAGCCGATCGATTTGTAACAGGTACGTGTCCAAAATGTGCAAATGAAGAAGCTTATGGCGACCAATGTGAAAAGTGCGGAACCAGTTTAAATGCTACAGATTTAATTAATCCAAAATCTGCTTTAACAGGAAATGTACCGACTTTAAAAGAAACAAAACATTGGTTTTTACCTTTAGATAAACACGAAGAATTTTTAAAGGAATGGATTTTAAAAGGTCATAAAAAAGATTGGAAACCCAATGTTTACGGACAAGTAAAGTCGTGGATTGATGATGGTTTACGTCCTAGAGCAGTAACTAGAGATTTAGATTGGGGTATTCCTGTGCCAGCAGAAGGTGGCGAAGGCAAAGTATTGTATGTTTGGTTTGATGCACCTATTGGCTATATATCATCAACTAAAGAATGGGCAGCACGCGAAGGAAAAGATTGGGAACCGTATTGGAAAGATAAAGACACTAAATTAGTACACTTTATAGGGAAAGACAATATTGTATTTCACTGTATCATTTTCCCTGCGATGTTAAAAGCAGAAGGTAGTTATATTTTACCCGATAACGTGCCTGCAAATGAGTTTTTAAATTTAGAAGGTAACAAACTTTCAACATCAAAAAATTGGGCAGTCTGGTTGCCAGAATATTTAAAAGATTTTCCTGGTCAGCAAGATGTATTGCGTTATGTGTTAACAGCAAATGCACCTGAAACTAAGGATAACGATTTTACATGGAAAGATTTTCAAGCAAGAAACAATAACGAGTTGGTTGCTATTTTCGGAAACTTTATTAACCGTGTTGTGGTATTAACAAATAAATACTATGAAGGCATTGTGCCAACACCAAGTGAATTACTTCAAGTAGATGAAGAAACTTTGGCAGCTGTAAAAGCATATCCAGATGTTATTTCTAGTTCTATTGAGCGGTACCGTTTTAGAGAAGCGGGGCAGGAACTTATGAATTTAGCCCGTTTAGGAAATAAATATTTAGCTGATGCTGAACCTTGGAAAGTGGTTAAAGTTGATGAAGCACGTACCAAAACCATTATGTATGTGGCGCTTCAAATAGCGTCTGCCTTAGCAACATTGAGCGAGCCGTTTTTACCATTTACTTCTACAAAACTTAAAAAGATCTTAAATGTCACGTTGAGCGCAGTCGAAACGTCATGGAATGAAGTTAGTACAAAACAAGTGTTACTTCCTGCAGGACACCAAATAGGAAAAGCAGAATTGCTATTTTCTAAAATAGAGGATGAAACCATTCAATTTCAGTTGGATAAACTAGAAGCTAGTAAAAAAGCAAATGAAATTGCCAATGCTGTTGTAGAACCTCAAAAAGAGACGATTACTTTTGACGATTTTACAAAGTTAGACATTCGTGTAGGAACTATTCTGGAGGCCGAAAAAATGCCGAAAGCTAAAAAACTACTGGTTTTAAAAGTAGACACAGGTATTGATGTTCGTACTATTGTTTCTGGTATTGCCGAAAGTTTTACAGCCGAAGAAGTAGTAGGCAAACGTGTAACTGTTTTGGTAAACTTAGCACCAAGGGCCTTACGTGGTGTTGAAAGTGAAGGTATGATTTTAATGACTGAAACACCCGATGGTAAATTGGTGTTCGTAAATCCAGACGATGCTAATGTTGGTAATGGTTTGCAGGTAAGTTAA
- a CDS encoding TerB family tellurite resistance protein — protein sequence MSFSDLFDSGFKKRNEDHFASIVRVAMADGAISNEEKAFLDRLARNLGISEGDYQIILKDYQKHPINPPYDYDRRLERLYDLVRMVHIDHIEGEEEIALLKKISVGLGFHAVNVKYIIDKALTLVHNGVDLETFVDDMKNMNR from the coding sequence TAATGAAGATCATTTTGCTTCTATAGTTCGTGTAGCTATGGCTGATGGTGCTATTTCTAATGAAGAAAAGGCGTTTTTAGATAGATTAGCTCGTAACTTAGGTATTAGTGAAGGAGATTACCAGATCATTTTAAAAGATTATCAAAAACATCCTATTAATCCACCTTATGACTATGATCGTCGTTTAGAGCGTTTATACGATTTAGTACGTATGGTACATATTGACCACATTGAAGGTGAAGAAGAAATTGCATTATTAAAAAAGATTTCTGTTGGTTTAGGTTTTCATGCTGTAAACGTAAAATATATTATAGACAAAGCTTTAACACTAGTACATAATGGTGTGGATTTAGAGACTTTTGTGGACGATATGAAAAATATGAATAGATAA
- a CDS encoding Tex family protein → MIKFIISQTQLPEQSVKNTIALLNEDCTIPFISRYRKEATGNLDEVQIGDIVKFKEQYETLEKRKKAILKALQEQAVLTSELQQKIEAAQDLIALEDLYLPYKKSRKTKAEKARQNGLEPLAKIIMSQNANNVESIAFKYAKGEVNSVEEALEGARHIIAEWINERTDIRNNIRQQLERFAMISTKVVKTKADDEKAQKFRDYFDWEESLSRIPSHRLLAILRAENEGFIRVKISIDDDRALNKIESRIIRSRNACAEQIDMAIKDAYKRLLLPSLSNEALQIAKDKADESAISVFAKNLKQLLLGSPLGEKRVLAIDPGFRTGCKVVCLDAQGQLKYNETIYPHPPKSDSIGAMKKISSLADAYKIEAIAIGNGTASRETEALIKKIHFKNDVQVFVVSEAGASIYSASKIAREEFPDYDVTVRGSVSIGRRLQDPLAELVKIDAKSIGVGQYQHDVDQTKLQKQLDVVVENCVNSVGVNINTASKSLLSYVSGIGPKLAENIFNYRNENGVFTSRTDIKNVPRLGGKAFEQGAAFLRIKDAKNPLDDSAVHPESYTIVTKMAKDLGKSVEDLIGNSELLKKIDLKHYCTASVGLLTLEDIIKELEKPGLDIREQAKVFTFNQNIKTINDLREGQLLPGIVNNITNFGCFVDVGIKESGLIHVSNLSDSFVKDVNEHLSLHQQIIVKVLEVDVPRKRIQLKLYK, encoded by the coding sequence ATGATAAAATTTATAATTTCTCAAACTCAACTTCCAGAGCAATCTGTAAAAAACACCATTGCATTACTTAATGAAGATTGCACCATTCCGTTTATTTCGCGTTACCGAAAAGAAGCTACTGGTAATTTAGATGAGGTTCAAATAGGCGATATTGTAAAATTTAAAGAGCAATATGAAACTTTAGAAAAACGCAAAAAAGCCATTTTAAAAGCTTTACAAGAACAGGCTGTTTTAACATCAGAATTACAACAAAAAATAGAAGCAGCTCAAGATTTAATAGCGTTAGAAGATTTATACTTACCCTATAAAAAGAGTCGAAAAACAAAAGCAGAAAAAGCAAGACAAAACGGATTAGAGCCTTTAGCAAAAATCATTATGTCTCAAAATGCAAATAATGTGGAGTCCATTGCTTTCAAATATGCAAAAGGAGAAGTGAATTCGGTTGAAGAAGCCTTAGAAGGCGCGCGCCATATTATTGCCGAATGGATTAATGAGCGTACCGATATTCGAAATAACATTCGTCAGCAATTAGAACGTTTTGCTATGATTTCCACGAAAGTGGTAAAAACAAAAGCAGACGATGAAAAAGCTCAAAAATTTAGAGATTATTTTGATTGGGAAGAAAGCCTTAGCAGAATACCATCACACAGATTACTCGCTATTTTAAGAGCAGAAAACGAAGGTTTTATTCGGGTTAAAATTTCTATTGATGACGACCGTGCTTTAAATAAAATTGAAAGCAGAATAATTAGAAGTCGTAATGCTTGCGCAGAACAGATAGACATGGCTATTAAAGATGCCTATAAACGTTTATTACTACCTTCGTTAAGTAACGAAGCCTTGCAAATAGCTAAAGATAAAGCCGATGAATCTGCCATAAGCGTTTTTGCTAAAAATTTAAAGCAACTGTTATTAGGGTCACCATTAGGTGAAAAACGTGTTTTAGCCATCGACCCAGGGTTTAGAACAGGTTGTAAAGTGGTTTGTTTAGATGCACAGGGACAATTAAAATATAACGAAACTATTTACCCGCATCCCCCAAAAAGCGATAGTATTGGTGCCATGAAAAAGATAAGTTCGTTAGCCGATGCTTATAAAATTGAAGCCATTGCTATTGGAAATGGCACCGCTTCACGAGAAACCGAAGCCCTTATAAAAAAGATTCATTTTAAAAACGATGTGCAAGTTTTTGTAGTGAGCGAAGCAGGTGCGAGTATTTATTCGGCATCAAAAATTGCTCGTGAAGAATTCCCAGATTACGATGTTACGGTTAGAGGTTCGGTATCTATAGGAAGACGATTGCAGGACCCTTTAGCAGAATTGGTTAAAATTGATGCTAAATCTATTGGAGTAGGACAATATCAGCATGATGTCGATCAAACTAAGCTTCAAAAACAATTGGATGTAGTGGTTGAAAATTGTGTGAACTCGGTAGGTGTAAATATTAATACCGCTAGTAAAAGCTTATTGAGTTACGTATCCGGGATTGGTCCAAAACTGGCTGAAAACATTTTTAATTATCGAAATGAAAATGGTGTTTTTACTTCAAGAACAGATATTAAAAACGTACCACGATTGGGAGGCAAAGCGTTCGAGCAAGGCGCCGCGTTTTTAAGAATAAAAGATGCTAAAAATCCGTTAGACGATTCGGCAGTACACCCCGAAAGTTATACCATAGTTACCAAAATGGCGAAAGATTTAGGCAAATCGGTTGAGGATTTAATTGGTAATTCAGAACTACTTAAAAAAATAGATTTAAAACACTATTGCACAGCATCGGTTGGTTTGCTTACATTAGAAGATATTATTAAGGAATTAGAAAAACCTGGTTTAGATATTCGAGAACAAGCCAAAGTGTTTACTTTCAATCAGAATATAAAAACTATTAATGATTTACGCGAAGGTCAATTGCTTCCTGGCATCGTTAATAACATTACCAATTTTGGTTGTTTTGTAGATGTTGGAATAAAAGAAAGTGGTTTAATTCACGTTTCAAATTTATCAGATAGTTTTGTAAAAGACGTGAACGAACACTTGAGTTTACATCAGCAAATTATAGTAAAAGTGCTAGAAGTTGATGTTCCGCGAAAGCGTATTCAATTAAAGTTGTATAAATAA
- a CDS encoding ferritin, which produces MLSKIIEKSLNDQIRIEAESSQIYLAMACWAEVKGLEGVAGFMYDQSDEERDHMLKLVKFVNERGGHAHISELKAPNVTFSSFKDMFEMLFKHEVFVSESINELVHISLQEKDYATHNFLQWYVSEQIEEEAMARTILDKINLIGDDKGGLYLFDRDIQQLTVNSASADTAQ; this is translated from the coding sequence ATGTTATCAAAAATCATAGAAAAATCACTTAATGACCAAATACGAATTGAAGCTGAATCATCTCAAATATATTTAGCTATGGCGTGTTGGGCAGAGGTAAAAGGTTTAGAGGGTGTTGCAGGGTTTATGTATGATCAGTCGGATGAAGAACGCGACCATATGTTAAAGCTTGTAAAGTTTGTAAATGAGCGTGGAGGACATGCACATATCTCTGAATTAAAAGCACCTAATGTTACTTTCAGTTCTTTTAAAGATATGTTTGAAATGTTATTTAAACATGAAGTTTTTGTGTCAGAAAGTATTAATGAGTTAGTTCATATAAGCCTACAAGAAAAAGATTATGCCACCCACAATTTTTTACAATGGTACGTTTCTGAGCAAATTGAAGAAGAAGCTATGGCTAGAACTATTCTTGACAAGATAAACCTTATAGGTGATGATAAGGGCGGACTTTATTTGTTTGATAGAGATATTCAACAGTTAACAGTTAATTCTGCATCTGCTGATACAGCGCAATAA
- a CDS encoding DUF1569 domain-containing protein → MKNIFDLKETNIIIDRINKLDAYAKPQWGKMSVDQMLAHCNVTYEMIYDNIHPKPNRFKIWMLKAIIKPYVVGEKPYKKNSRTAPEFIISDAKEFDLEKERLIEYIKKTQSLGLAYFDNKPSYFFGKLTASEWNNLFYKHLDHHLSQFGV, encoded by the coding sequence ATGAAAAACATCTTCGATTTAAAAGAAACCAATATAATTATTGATAGAATTAATAAGTTAGATGCCTATGCAAAACCGCAATGGGGAAAGATGAGTGTTGACCAAATGTTGGCACATTGCAATGTGACTTACGAAATGATTTATGATAATATCCACCCAAAACCCAACAGGTTTAAAATATGGATGCTTAAAGCTATTATAAAACCTTATGTTGTTGGAGAAAAGCCATACAAGAAAAACAGTAGAACCGCACCAGAATTTATTATTTCAGATGCCAAAGAGTTCGATTTAGAAAAAGAAAGGTTAATAGAATATATTAAGAAAACCCAAAGTTTAGGTCTGGCTTATTTTGATAATAAACCATCATATTTTTTTGGAAAATTAACAGCTAGTGAATGGAATAATTTGTTCTATAAACACTTAGATCACCATTTAAGTCAGTTTGGGGTGTAA
- a CDS encoding LD-carboxypeptidase, producing the protein MSKISLTYILFLAIFLLGIADLSAQNISLNKTSTLIQPPYLKVGDTVAIVAPSGILKNRNPEIEKAKSLLKSWGLLAVVGKHVFNQANHFAGTDDERCEDLQNALDDPKISAIWCARGGYGAVRILDKLDYTKFKMNPKWVIGYSDITALHSQIHNEGFESLHAMMCTSLQDDAETIKETISTFKKALFGTPLSYTLKGSSYNKTGTTTGELIGGNLSILQTMLGSKTIMNTSGKILFIEEIGEYKYHIDRLLQSLKRAGYFDNCKGVIIGDMTKIKKNTTPWGTSIEQLILDVLSDYDFPVAFNMHAGHAKDNRALILGRTVDLTVNTGQSTIIFNN; encoded by the coding sequence ATGTCAAAAATCTCATTAACCTATATATTGTTTTTAGCTATTTTTTTGTTAGGAATAGCAGACCTTTCAGCTCAAAACATATCATTAAATAAAACTAGTACATTGATACAACCTCCTTACTTAAAAGTTGGCGATACTGTTGCCATTGTTGCGCCTTCGGGGATTTTAAAAAATAGAAATCCGGAAATTGAAAAAGCAAAATCACTCTTAAAAAGCTGGGGATTACTTGCGGTTGTTGGCAAACATGTTTTTAATCAAGCAAATCATTTTGCCGGTACCGATGATGAACGTTGTGAAGATTTACAAAACGCTTTAGACGACCCAAAAATTAGTGCCATTTGGTGTGCTCGTGGTGGTTACGGTGCGGTTAGAATTTTAGATAAATTAGATTATACTAAATTTAAAATGAATCCGAAATGGGTTATAGGCTATTCGGATATTACAGCGCTACACAGTCAAATTCACAATGAAGGTTTTGAGAGTTTGCATGCTATGATGTGTACCAGCTTACAAGATGATGCCGAAACCATAAAAGAGACCATTTCAACTTTTAAAAAAGCGCTTTTTGGTACACCGCTATCTTATACCTTAAAAGGCTCTAGTTATAACAAAACAGGAACAACTACTGGTGAATTAATAGGAGGAAATCTATCAATCTTACAAACCATGTTAGGATCTAAAACCATTATGAATACTTCGGGAAAAATACTTTTTATTGAAGAAATAGGCGAATATAAATATCATATTGACCGACTACTACAAAGTTTAAAACGTGCAGGGTATTTTGATAATTGTAAAGGTGTTATTATTGGCGATATGACCAAAATTAAAAAAAACACAACACCTTGGGGAACATCTATTGAACAACTTATTTTAGATGTTTTATCAGATTATGACTTTCCAGTGGCTTTTAATATGCATGCAGGACACGCCAAAGATAATCGTGCTTTAATTTTGGGCAGAACGGTTGATTTAACGGTGAATACTGGTCAATCAACCATTATTTTTAATAATTAA
- a CDS encoding OmpA family protein, giving the protein MKTLVNRIGIIVLVLVLTFSLTNCGAIQNANNKQKGAVIGATGGAILGAIIGNNVGKGGNGELGAVIGGVIGGGAGVLIGNKMDKQAQKIEEEIPGAEVERVDNGIVITFDESSGVYFDTNKYNINTASQTTLNKLIGVFKEYPDTNILVVGHTDSQGAEEYNMTLSKNRAYAVTNYLSQNGIFNSRLTTNWFGETQPLHDNATVEGRAKNRRVNVAILPNEKMIEEAKAQAGN; this is encoded by the coding sequence ATGAAAACATTAGTAAATAGAATTGGAATAATCGTTTTAGTACTTGTTTTAACTTTTAGTTTAACAAATTGTGGTGCTATTCAAAACGCAAATAATAAACAAAAAGGAGCCGTTATTGGTGCTACTGGTGGTGCTATTTTAGGTGCTATCATTGGAAATAATGTCGGTAAAGGCGGAAACGGAGAATTAGGAGCTGTTATTGGTGGTGTTATTGGTGGTGGTGCAGGAGTTCTTATTGGAAATAAAATGGATAAACAAGCGCAAAAAATTGAAGAAGAAATTCCAGGGGCAGAGGTAGAGCGTGTAGATAATGGTATTGTTATTACTTTTGATGAAAGTAGTGGTGTGTATTTTGACACTAATAAATATAATATCAATACTGCATCACAAACAACACTTAATAAACTAATTGGGGTTTTTAAAGAATATCCTGATACTAATATTTTAGTTGTTGGGCATACAGATAGTCAAGGTGCAGAAGAATATAACATGACTCTTTCTAAAAACAGAGCCTATGCCGTTACCAATTATTTATCGCAAAATGGTATATTTAATAGTAGACTTACAACAAACTGGTTTGGAGAAACACAACCGCTTCATGATAATGCAACAGTAGAAGGGCGAGCAAAAAACAGACGTGTAAATGTCGCTATTTTGCCAAATGAAAAAATGATAGAAGAAGCTAAAGCACAAGCTGGAAATTAA